A genomic window from Sporosarcina sp. Marseille-Q4063 includes:
- a CDS encoding ABC transporter ATP-binding protein has translation MPTIKIEGLNKSYRKAQVLKDVHLEIDTGLFGLLGPNGAGKTTLMKVLSTILPWEDGDVTIYDKNLLKEGDKVRGLLGYLPQHFHAPGQFTGREFLHYVGSMKGVIDKKERTEQVERLLDEVNLQPQANKKIKSYSGGMKRRLGIAQALLGNPKLIILDEPTAGLDPSERIRFRNVIEKLSKHHTIILSTHIISDIESSCEKVAVLNQGEVLFQGTTESLATQAVNYVWELSVPYSEYDLVEKEYAIISSRRENNNVVFRIIAETSPNEHAIAVQPTIEDGYMAVINGVSK, from the coding sequence ATGCCGACGATAAAAATAGAAGGGTTAAATAAATCCTATCGCAAAGCTCAAGTATTAAAAGATGTTCACCTTGAAATTGATACGGGATTATTTGGTTTATTGGGACCGAATGGGGCGGGAAAAACCACTTTAATGAAAGTGCTGAGTACGATTCTTCCTTGGGAGGATGGAGACGTAACGATTTATGATAAAAACCTCTTAAAAGAAGGAGATAAAGTTCGGGGATTGCTTGGTTATTTACCGCAACATTTTCATGCACCAGGTCAATTCACAGGTAGAGAATTTTTACATTATGTTGGATCGATGAAAGGTGTTATTGATAAAAAGGAACGAACCGAACAAGTCGAAAGGCTTTTAGATGAGGTCAATCTTCAACCACAAGCCAATAAAAAAATTAAAAGCTATTCAGGTGGCATGAAAAGGCGTCTCGGTATTGCACAAGCACTTCTAGGCAATCCCAAATTAATCATTCTCGATGAACCAACAGCGGGTCTTGATCCATCTGAGCGAATTCGATTTCGCAATGTCATTGAAAAATTGAGTAAACATCATACCATTATTTTATCCACTCATATTATTAGCGATATTGAATCGAGCTGTGAAAAAGTCGCGGTGTTAAATCAAGGGGAAGTACTTTTTCAAGGTACAACCGAATCACTAGCTACCCAAGCTGTAAACTATGTTTGGGAGTTATCTGTTCCTTATTCCGAATACGATCTTGTAGAAAAAGAATACGCCATTATTTCAAGTCGAAGGGAAAATAATAATGTCGTTTTTAGAATAATTGCAGAAACCTCGCCAAATGAGCATGCCATAGCCGTGCAACCTACGATTGAAGATGGATATATGGCGGTTATTAACGGGGTGAGTAAATGA